GTAGCCGACCTCGAGGGCGGTGAGGGTGGCTTCCTTGGTGTTCTCCGGCTCGATCTGGAACACCCCGAAGCCGAGCTGGGGGATGGTCTTGCCGTCGTTGAGCGTGATGTTCGGAACGGTCATGACGACATGCAACCAAACGGCCCCCAGCGCGCTTCCCGGGAACGTCCAGACGGGCGCGTCCCCCGACCGGGGGCGCCCCGCCAGCGAGGCCGCGACGGGGCGACCCGGCTAGGCGAGCGACGCGGTGATGTAGGCGAGCAGCGCCTCCGCGTAGGCCCGTGCCGCGTCCGGAGCGGGGAACTCCCGGTCGGCGCCGTCGATCGTCGCCGTCACCGCGAAGCCCGCGCTGAGCGAGACGAAGGCCGGGCCGAGGAGCTCGCGGAGCTGGTCCTCGCGCGGCAGCCAGAGCGACTCGGACGCCTCGACCGAGTCGAGCGCCCACTCGGTCGTGCCGTTGAAGCCGAGCACGGTGCCGCTCGGGTAGTCGTGCCGCTCGACGGTCATCTCGGACACCGTGTAGACGTCGTCGTCGACGCCCGGCTTGTCGATGACGAAGCGGTCTCCGGTGGTCGGGTGCCAGCGGAGTCCGGCGTCGCGGAGGGACCGGGCGAGCTCGACGGTGATCACCGGTCCACCCTGCCACGGAGCCGGTGTCACGCGCCCGGCGACGCGGAATCCGTCCCCACCCCTGGGGCGCACCGAGTCGGGCGTACTAGCATCGCGGAGCACCCCTGCGCACGCGGTCGTCACGACGCCCGCGTGCGCAGATGCGACGACGCCTGGGCGACCGGTGTCGTGCCTCCCGTCCGGTCCCACCGGCCACGGG
The Curtobacterium citreum genome window above contains:
- a CDS encoding pilus assembly protein CpaE codes for the protein MITVELARSLRDAGLRWHPTTGDRFVIDKPGVDDDVYTVSEMTVERHDYPSGTVLGFNGTTEWALDSVEASESLWLPREDQLRELLGPAFVSLSAGFAVTATIDGADREFPAPDAARAYAEALLAYITASLA